The region GGCCGCCCGCCGCCGCGCGGGCGGCTACTCACTCGGTATGCGCCAACGCCTGGGCATAGCGGCCGCGTTGCTCGGAGACCCTCCGGTGCTCCTGCTCGACGAACCGGTCAACGGCCTTGATCCCGAGGGCATCCAGTGGATCCGCGGCCTGCTGCGCCGACTGGCCGGGGAGGGCCGCGCCGTCCTGGTCTCCAGCCACCTCATGAGCGAGCTGGAGGACACCGCTCACCACCTGCTGGTCGTCGGCCGCGGCCGCCTCATCGCGGACACCTCCGTCGCCACCCTGCTCGCCGCCGCGTCCGGCGACCGCGTGGCCCTGCGCACGGGCGCCCGCACGGAGGCGATGGAGCTGCTCACCCGGGAGGGCGGCACGGTCGCGGTCACCAGCGCCGACACCCTCACGGTCACCGGTCTGCCCGCGGAGCGGATCGTCGCGCTGCTCGCCGCGGCCGGCGTCCCCTTCGCCGAGGTCGGCGCGCACCGGGCCTCGTTGGAGGAGGCGTACATGGAGCTCACCAGGGACGCGGCGGAGTTCACGTCGACTCCGAACCTGACGGACGGCGAGGTGACCCGATGACCTCGACCTTCACTCCCTACCGTTCCCCGCTCAAGCCCGCCCGCGAGGGATTCGCGCGCCTGTTGCGCGCGGAATGGAGCAAGTTCTGGACGGTACGCGTGTGGGTGCTGGCGCTCGTCGTGGCGGCCGCGGTCACGGTCGCCATCTCCCAGCTCGCCGCGAGCGGCTCCGTCGACGATTCCAACGAGCACCCGCTCACCGTCGGGCCCGACGGCACCCGCGTCAACGACAGCTTCCACTACGTCCACCAGTCCCTCCCGGCGGACGGCGGCGTGACGGTCCGCGTGTCCGACCTGAAGGGCGGCGGCGGCCGGGACCCGGAGCCGTGGGCGAAGGCCGGCGTGCTGGTCAAGGCGAGCACGAAGGCCGGCAGCCCGTACGCGGCCCTGATGCTCACCCCCGACCACGGCGTCCGCCTCCAGTGGAACTTCACGCACGACAAGGCGGGCAGTGCCGCCTCCGGCACGGCCCCGCACTGGCTGCGCATGACCCGCTCGGGCACCCGCCTTACCGGATACGAGTCCTCCGACGGCGCCCACTGGACGAAGGTCGGTTC is a window of Streptomyces sp. NBC_00271 DNA encoding:
- a CDS encoding ABC transporter ATP-binding protein gives rise to the protein MSDATIEVQDLRKRFGRTVAVDGLTFTVRPGQVTGFVGPNGAGKSTTMRAVLGLDTPDEGRALIGGRPYHALRSPLLEVGALLDAAALHPSRRGRDHLRWLAHSHGLSLRRVDEVLEQVGMDQAARRRAGGYSLGMRQRLGIAAALLGDPPVLLLDEPVNGLDPEGIQWIRGLLRRLAGEGRAVLVSSHLMSELEDTAHHLLVVGRGRLIADTSVATLLAAASGDRVALRTGARTEAMELLTREGGTVAVTSADTLTVTGLPAERIVALLAAAGVPFAEVGAHRASLEEAYMELTRDAAEFTSTPNLTDGEVTR